In one Dama dama isolate Ldn47 chromosome 5, ASM3311817v1, whole genome shotgun sequence genomic region, the following are encoded:
- the SKA2 gene encoding spindle and kinetochore-associated protein 2: MEAEVDKLELMFQKADSDLDYIQYRLEYEIKTNYPDSAGKKNPVTLLKELSAIKSRYQTLHVRFKPISVEQKETKSRICATFNKTMTLIQELQKETDLELLPLTEEEKTAAEQLRAHMSDF, from the exons TTCCAGAAAGCTGACTCTGATCTGGACTACATTCAGTACAGGCTGGAATATGAAATCAAGACTAATTATCCTGATTCAGCAGGCAAG AAAAATCCAGTTACACTTTTAAAGGAATTGTCAGCAATAAAGTCTCGATATCAGACTTTGCATGTTCGTTTTAAACCAATTTCTGTGGAGCAGAAAGAGACTAAGAGCCGCATTTGTGCTACTTTCAATAAGACTATGACCTTGATACAAGAACTGCAGAAGGAAACAGACCTGGAG CTGTTACCACtgactgaagaagagaaaactgcGGCAGAGCAATTAAGAGCTCACATGTCAGACTTCTGA